From a single Bacillus sp. NEB1478 genomic region:
- a CDS encoding MFS transporter — MEAKKKWDLLALASIPLVMTLGNSMLIPVLPDIEKELNISSFQVSMIITVYSIVAILLIPIAGYLSDRFGRKKIIIPSLLIAGIGGLISGWAAWQSNHAFMIILVGRFLQGIGSSGAAPVVLPLVGDMFQDEKEVSSGLGLIETSNTIGKVISPILGAYLATIVWFLPFWLIPVFCVLSIVLVLFLVKVPKKKDQEKQSFKEFLKNIKEIFHIEGKWLTAIFLIGGIIMFVLFGILFYLSTILEEKYDIHGVMKGLVIAVPLLALSICSYIAGKKIKQNKVVMKWCTFLSMVLLGGSVFLITFTENVYFLLGALFVAGIGIGAALPSLDALITEGIEKEARGTITSIYSSMRFVGVALGPPIYAILMKSSHEMVFYTSAGVSAVAALAAFFAIKPEKEKGGGGDKENKEKQQNLQAEKLEPALD, encoded by the coding sequence ATGGAAGCAAAGAAAAAGTGGGACCTTTTAGCCTTGGCATCAATTCCTCTCGTAATGACATTGGGGAACTCCATGCTGATTCCAGTATTGCCTGATATTGAAAAGGAATTAAATATTTCTTCATTTCAGGTTTCAATGATTATTACGGTATATTCCATTGTCGCCATATTGTTGATTCCGATTGCTGGATATTTGTCTGATCGTTTTGGAAGAAAAAAGATCATTATTCCAAGTTTGCTCATTGCAGGAATAGGAGGGTTAATTTCTGGATGGGCAGCATGGCAATCAAATCATGCATTTATGATTATCTTGGTAGGGCGTTTTCTTCAAGGAATTGGTTCTTCGGGTGCTGCGCCAGTTGTTTTACCTTTAGTAGGGGATATGTTTCAAGATGAAAAAGAAGTAAGTTCAGGATTAGGTCTTATTGAAACATCGAATACAATCGGTAAAGTAATCAGTCCTATTTTGGGAGCGTATTTAGCGACCATCGTTTGGTTTTTACCATTTTGGCTTATACCGGTATTTTGTGTTCTTTCTATTGTCCTCGTTTTATTTTTAGTAAAGGTTCCTAAAAAAAAGGATCAAGAAAAGCAATCATTTAAAGAATTTTTAAAAAACATTAAGGAAATTTTTCATATTGAAGGTAAATGGTTAACCGCTATTTTCTTAATTGGCGGAATCATTATGTTTGTTTTATTTGGGATATTATTTTATCTTTCAACTATTTTGGAAGAGAAATATGACATCCATGGAGTAATGAAAGGTCTTGTAATAGCCGTACCACTTCTTGCTTTATCAATTTGTTCGTATATCGCTGGTAAAAAGATTAAACAAAACAAAGTTGTCATGAAATGGTGCACATTTTTATCCATGGTTTTATTGGGAGGATCTGTGTTCTTGATTACGTTTACTGAAAATGTGTATTTTTTGCTAGGTGCACTGTTTGTAGCGGGTATCGGAATCGGTGCAGCACTGCCTAGTTTGGATGCGTTAATAACTGAAGGGATTGAGAAAGAAGCGAGAGGTACTATTACTTCTATATATAGCTCAATGCGATTTGTCGGTGTGGCTTTAGGACCTCCCATATACGCTATTTTAATGAAGTCTTCGCATGAGATGGTTTTTTATACGTCAGCTGGAGTCAGTGCAGTTGCAGCCCTTGCAGCATTTTTTGCAATCAAACCTGAAAAAGAAAAAGGCGGTGGAGGGGACAAAGAAAATAAAGAAAAACAGCAGAACCTGCAAGCTGAAAAATTAGAGCCGGCACTCGATTAA
- a CDS encoding trimeric intracellular cation channel family protein: MTWDLLNIIGTIAFAISGALVAMEEDYDLLGVIILGLVTAFGGGIIRNVLIGLPVDSIWQQGLLLKSALVAMGIVFFMPGNLIQFSKKTLHFFDAIGLSAFAIQGAIAATSMNHPISAVIVAAILTGIGGGIIRDILAGRKPVVLREEIYAVWALLGGLIVGLNMVNSLVDYMILFILLVGFRMLSVKYNWKLPHRAL; this comes from the coding sequence ATGACTTGGGATTTATTAAACATCATTGGAACAATAGCATTTGCTATCTCAGGTGCATTAGTAGCAATGGAAGAGGATTATGATCTTCTAGGCGTAATTATTTTAGGTTTAGTTACTGCGTTCGGAGGAGGCATCATCCGAAACGTTCTTATCGGTTTACCTGTTGATTCGATTTGGCAGCAAGGTTTATTGCTTAAATCGGCACTAGTGGCAATGGGAATTGTCTTTTTTATGCCAGGAAACCTTATACAGTTTTCTAAAAAGACTCTGCATTTTTTTGACGCAATTGGTCTTTCTGCTTTTGCGATCCAAGGTGCAATTGCAGCTACAAGCATGAATCATCCAATAAGCGCGGTTATTGTTGCAGCCATTTTAACCGGTATTGGCGGTGGGATCATTCGTGATATTTTGGCTGGGAGAAAGCCTGTCGTATTACGAGAAGAAATTTATGCAGTCTGGGCATTGCTGGGCGGATTGATTGTGGGTCTAAACATGGTAAACAGTCTAGTAGATTATATGATACTCTTCATCCTTCTTGTAGGTTTCAGGATGTTGTCGGTTAAATACAATTGGAAACTTCCGCACAGAGCGTTATAG
- a CDS encoding sulfurtransferase, whose protein sequence is MSNFVSPEWVNDHVNDEQVIIFDCRFSLAEPKAGFEFYKKDHIKGAYYADLNKDLSGQVSAHGGRHPLPSVNILSQFFSNCGVDSEKIVVAYDDESGAYASRLWWLLNYIGHSKVFVMNCGYTHYKEKGYAISSKMPINKSGNFTPNVQSKMAVNKDELLKKIESDKYTIIDAREEGRYKGKFEPIDHKAGHIPTAVNVPWKTNYRFQGFWLNKEDLRAIYQQFSDKKEGQIVYCGSGVTACINILAMNEAGIHNVSLYPGSWSDWISYEEHKIETEKD, encoded by the coding sequence ATGTCCAATTTTGTAAGTCCTGAATGGGTTAACGATCATGTAAATGATGAACAGGTCATCATTTTTGACTGCAGGTTTTCTCTTGCAGAACCTAAAGCAGGGTTTGAGTTTTACAAAAAGGATCATATTAAAGGAGCTTATTATGCCGATCTGAATAAAGATTTATCAGGACAAGTATCTGCGCACGGCGGCCGTCATCCATTGCCTTCCGTAAACATACTATCACAATTTTTTAGTAATTGTGGAGTAGACAGTGAAAAAATTGTAGTTGCATACGATGATGAATCAGGTGCGTATGCGTCCAGACTTTGGTGGTTATTGAACTACATCGGGCATTCCAAGGTTTTTGTCATGAATTGCGGATACACACACTATAAGGAAAAAGGGTATGCTATCTCAAGTAAAATGCCTATAAATAAGTCCGGGAACTTTACTCCGAACGTCCAGAGCAAAATGGCTGTAAATAAGGATGAACTTCTAAAGAAAATAGAAAGTGATAAATACACCATAATTGATGCGAGAGAAGAAGGAAGGTACAAAGGTAAATTTGAACCTATTGATCATAAAGCAGGACATATACCAACGGCAGTTAATGTTCCTTGGAAAACAAACTATCGATTCCAGGGATTTTGGCTGAATAAGGAAGACCTTCGCGCAATCTACCAGCAGTTTTCTGATAAGAAGGAAGGGCAAATTGTTTATTGCGGTTCTGGTGTAACAGCTTGTATTAATATTCTCGCAATGAATGAAGCTGGCATTCATAACGTATCGTTATATCCTGGAAGCTGGAGTGATTGGATCAGTTATGAGGAACATAAGATTGAAACAGAAAAAGACTAA
- the ablB gene encoding putative beta-lysine N-acetyltransferase gives MYTTYYENRKIQELQFVADACFDYYNERLRIDDYRGNARVLVNWINETAEVHPFHKVIIKSKADDMSYWLQNGYMFEGEFSGYFNGAAAIAMCKYFSNERRNSNYWTDEDNILNNIQQLSKTNQQNPMPVEYTMRMANEHDAQELAELYESVFEIYPTPMNDPEYIREIMKSGTLFCLVLHKEKIVSAASADVNATYNNAEITDCATLVQHRKYGLMKHLIDQLEKELFLKNVFCAYSIARALSFGMNAVFYQRGYEYRGRLANNCKIFDKYEDMNIWVKDLSH, from the coding sequence ATGTATACAACTTATTATGAAAATCGTAAAATACAGGAGCTGCAATTCGTAGCAGATGCTTGCTTTGACTATTATAATGAACGGCTTCGTATTGATGATTACAGAGGAAATGCTCGTGTTCTTGTGAACTGGATCAATGAAACAGCAGAAGTTCATCCATTCCATAAAGTCATTATCAAATCGAAGGCAGACGATATGTCATATTGGCTTCAGAATGGGTACATGTTTGAAGGTGAATTTTCAGGCTATTTTAATGGAGCTGCAGCAATAGCGATGTGCAAGTATTTTTCGAATGAAAGAAGAAACAGCAATTATTGGACGGACGAAGACAACATTTTAAACAACATTCAGCAATTATCAAAAACCAATCAGCAAAATCCAATGCCTGTTGAATATACTATGCGCATGGCTAATGAACACGATGCCCAAGAATTAGCCGAATTGTATGAGAGTGTTTTTGAGATTTATCCAACGCCGATGAATGATCCTGAATACATTCGTGAAATAATGAAATCTGGAACTTTATTTTGTTTAGTGCTTCACAAAGAAAAGATTGTTAGCGCTGCTTCAGCAGATGTTAATGCAACTTATAATAATGCAGAAATAACAGACTGTGCTACTTTAGTTCAACATCGCAAATATGGTCTCATGAAACACTTAATTGATCAGCTCGAAAAAGAATTATTTTTAAAGAATGTCTTTTGCGCATACTCCATCGCGAGAGCGTTATCATTTGGAATGAATGCTGTTTTTTATCAAAGAGGGTACGAGTATAGAGGTAGATTAGCAAACAATTGTAAAATATTCGATAAATATGAAGATATGAATATATGGGTTAAAGATTTATCTCATTAA
- a CDS encoding cyclase family protein, with amino-acid sequence MKIYDVSLPIFEGMPVYKNKSEKQPTFNTGQSGHVTETRIAMDVHTGTHVDAPLHMIPGGDTIETLPLEKLVRNAKVIDLTHAVDAITADDLQGKDIQHGDFVLFKTKNSWDTEFNFEFIYVNKDAAKILTEIGVSGVGIDALGVERAQENHPTHKELFQKNVIIIEGLQLKDVAEGEYLMVAAPLKIRGLDASPARVVLIEQ; translated from the coding sequence ATGAAAATATATGATGTTTCACTGCCTATTTTTGAAGGAATGCCCGTTTATAAAAATAAGTCTGAAAAACAGCCAACATTTAATACAGGTCAATCCGGACACGTTACGGAAACAAGAATTGCGATGGATGTTCATACAGGTACACATGTCGATGCCCCTCTTCACATGATCCCTGGCGGAGACACAATTGAAACACTGCCTTTAGAAAAGCTAGTAAGAAATGCAAAAGTAATCGATTTAACACATGCTGTTGATGCTATCACGGCTGATGATCTGCAAGGAAAAGACATACAGCATGGTGATTTCGTATTATTTAAAACAAAAAATTCTTGGGATACAGAATTCAACTTTGAATTCATATATGTTAACAAAGATGCTGCTAAAATTCTTACAGAAATCGGGGTTTCTGGTGTTGGAATTGATGCACTTGGAGTTGAGCGCGCACAAGAAAACCACCCTACACATAAAGAATTATTTCAAAAGAACGTAATTATTATTGAGGGCCTTCAATTGAAGGATGTGGCTGAAGGTGAATACCTTATGGTCGCCGCACCATTGAAAATAAGAGGACTTGATGCATCGCCTGCACGTGTTGTTTTAATTGAACAATAA
- the zwf gene encoding glucose-6-phosphate dehydrogenase, producing the protein MIHSIPNASIVIFGATGDLAHRKLFPALYQLYQKGHMKENFSVVGVSRKEYSHEEFQKEVYAAIQEHAPGAKTEKIKKFASHFYYLQMDVTSEKSYHDLEELLNTLDRDYNTNGNRLYYLAMAPSFFGTIPTFLKSEGITNTEGWQRIVIEKPFGHDLSSATELNKVIQQSFNENDIYRIDHYLGKEMVQNIQVIRFGNAIFESIWNNKYIDSVQITSSETLGVEDRAPYYEKSGALLDMVQNHMLQMVMMVAMEPPGELKPEHIRDEKVKVLRSLRFFNEEEVQKNVVRAQYSKGTMKGETVPAYLDEDKVDPESKTETFVAAKLLIDNFRWTGVPFYIRTGKRMAVKSTEIVIQFKQGPMALYHAHKEQYQPNLLRIHIQPDEGVSLTLNAKPKGDTSDLLPIDMAYNNQATTDMNSPEAYEKLIHDCLLGNSTYFTRWDEVALSWEFIDRITNAWHNNPDALLTHYKSGSMGPVEADEMLQSDGHSWWEPTNLRKDCD; encoded by the coding sequence ATGATACATAGTATTCCGAATGCTTCTATTGTAATCTTTGGAGCAACAGGCGATTTGGCTCATCGTAAATTGTTTCCCGCTCTCTATCAATTGTATCAAAAGGGACACATGAAAGAGAACTTTTCAGTCGTAGGAGTTTCAAGAAAAGAATATTCTCATGAAGAGTTTCAAAAAGAAGTTTATGCTGCCATACAAGAGCATGCTCCTGGTGCCAAGACAGAAAAAATAAAAAAATTCGCCTCACACTTTTACTATTTGCAAATGGATGTGACGAGTGAAAAAAGCTACCACGATCTTGAAGAATTGCTGAATACGCTGGACCGCGACTACAATACAAATGGGAACAGACTTTATTATTTAGCAATGGCACCTAGCTTTTTTGGAACGATTCCAACGTTCTTAAAATCTGAAGGTATTACGAACACAGAAGGCTGGCAAAGAATTGTTATCGAAAAACCATTTGGCCATGACTTGTCTTCAGCTACTGAATTAAACAAAGTGATTCAGCAAAGTTTTAATGAAAACGATATTTACCGAATTGATCATTATCTTGGAAAAGAAATGGTTCAAAACATTCAAGTGATCCGTTTCGGAAACGCAATTTTCGAATCTATTTGGAACAATAAATATATCGATTCCGTACAGATCACATCCAGTGAAACACTCGGCGTGGAAGATCGGGCACCTTATTATGAAAAATCTGGAGCACTGCTTGATATGGTGCAAAACCATATGCTTCAGATGGTAATGATGGTTGCTATGGAACCTCCTGGTGAACTTAAACCAGAGCACATCCGTGATGAAAAAGTAAAGGTATTACGCTCTCTCAGGTTCTTTAATGAAGAAGAAGTTCAGAAAAATGTAGTTCGTGCCCAATATAGTAAAGGTACGATGAAAGGTGAAACTGTTCCGGCCTATCTTGATGAAGATAAAGTTGATCCTGAATCCAAGACAGAAACATTTGTAGCTGCAAAACTTTTAATCGATAATTTTAGATGGACAGGTGTTCCGTTTTACATTCGAACGGGAAAACGAATGGCTGTTAAGTCAACAGAAATCGTTATTCAATTTAAACAAGGGCCAATGGCTCTTTATCATGCACACAAAGAACAATATCAGCCAAACTTATTAAGAATTCATATTCAGCCTGATGAAGGTGTAAGCTTAACACTTAATGCAAAACCAAAAGGAGATACATCAGACCTTCTTCCGATTGATATGGCCTACAATAATCAGGCAACAACGGATATGAATTCACCAGAAGCATATGAGAAACTCATTCATGATTGTCTTCTTGGAAACTCAACTTACTTTACACGCTGGGATGAAGTTGCATTAAGCTGGGAGTTTATTGACCGTATTACTAATGCCTGGCATAACAATCCTGATGCATTGTTAACTCATTATAAATCTGGAAGTATGGGTCCAGTAGAAGCAGATGAAATGCTGCAGAGTGACGGTCACTCTTGGTGGGAGCCTACAAATCTTCGAAAGGACTGTGATTAA
- a CDS encoding UDP-N-acetylmuramoyl-L-alanyl-D-glutamate--2,6-diaminopimelate ligase — MKLKALLTHLHINNENIENLNITGITSHSKQVKPGYLFFAISGVQADGHQYIQEAYENGAAAVIGEYPETHCNGQYFYSKDTKKLLSSAASFYFGEPYKKHKMTGITGTNGKTTTSFILKHILESQGMSSSLFGTVHHYINSEIVKSSHTTPDPVTLQKMLHESNDEAVVMEVSSHGLEQKRIEGITYDQAIFLNLTHDHLDYHGTMESYFQCKAKLFSYLKTKGTAIICSEGNYSRRLVEELSSRKDLQIWTYGKKLTDQFYIEDVGKNSFNLVYDSMQINVPLPLPGEYNALNTTAAIAAAYDYGISIQKSVSSLTDFPGIPGRFEEVMLNNGTLVIIDYAHTPDGVHQVLEAARKKAGKRALYHVFGFRGNRDVSKRTEMIQLSIEYSDHTVLTVDDLNGIPQHQLIEETKLSLPDRNHSTAIIPDRTEAIFYALKEAPAESVVIITGKGPEKYKEPYRYPTKSDLSTIEYFQSINHAAL; from the coding sequence GTGAAATTAAAAGCTTTATTAACACATTTGCACATCAATAACGAAAATATCGAAAATCTTAATATTACGGGTATTACTTCCCACTCTAAACAAGTAAAACCAGGTTACTTGTTTTTTGCTATCTCTGGTGTGCAAGCTGACGGGCATCAATACATACAAGAAGCTTATGAGAATGGTGCCGCAGCAGTTATTGGCGAATATCCTGAAACCCATTGCAATGGTCAATACTTTTATTCAAAAGATACGAAAAAATTGTTGAGCAGTGCAGCATCCTTTTATTTTGGAGAACCTTATAAAAAGCACAAAATGACTGGAATCACAGGTACAAATGGCAAAACAACTACTTCTTTCATACTTAAACATATCCTTGAATCACAAGGCATGTCATCGTCTTTATTTGGTACTGTTCATCACTATATTAATTCAGAGATCGTAAAGAGCTCTCACACAACTCCAGATCCTGTTACTTTGCAAAAAATGCTGCATGAGAGCAATGATGAAGCAGTTGTCATGGAAGTAAGTTCTCATGGTCTTGAGCAGAAAAGAATTGAAGGCATTACTTATGATCAAGCTATTTTTTTAAACTTAACGCATGATCATCTTGACTATCACGGAACAATGGAGTCTTATTTTCAATGCAAAGCTAAGCTGTTCAGTTATTTAAAAACGAAAGGAACAGCTATTATATGCAGCGAAGGAAATTATAGCAGAAGACTTGTTGAAGAATTATCTTCCCGAAAAGATCTTCAAATATGGACATATGGCAAGAAGCTGACAGATCAATTTTATATTGAAGATGTTGGAAAAAACTCATTTAATCTCGTCTATGATTCCATGCAGATTAACGTGCCTCTTCCCTTGCCTGGTGAATATAATGCGTTAAACACTACTGCAGCTATCGCAGCAGCATATGATTATGGGATATCCATACAAAAATCCGTTTCCTCCCTTACCGATTTTCCCGGGATTCCTGGAAGATTTGAAGAGGTCATGTTAAACAATGGAACACTTGTTATCATTGACTACGCACACACACCTGATGGCGTTCATCAAGTATTAGAAGCCGCACGCAAAAAAGCAGGGAAAAGAGCACTTTATCATGTATTTGGTTTTAGAGGAAATCGTGACGTATCAAAACGGACAGAAATGATTCAATTATCGATAGAATATAGTGATCATACCGTTTTAACAGTGGATGACTTAAATGGTATTCCACAGCATCAATTAATAGAAGAAACGAAATTATCGCTGCCAGATCGCAATCACTCTACTGCAATTATTCCAGACAGAACAGAAGCTATCTTTTATGCACTGAAAGAAGCACCAGCTGAGAGTGTTGTTATTATTACTGGAAAAGGTCCTGAAAAATATAAAGAACCATATCGTTATCCAACCAAATCGGACTTATCGACGATTGAATATTTTCAATCCATAAATCATGCTGCTCTTTAA
- a CDS encoding aminotransferase A, giving the protein MENLLNDRAKSIQISGIRKFFNEVVQYPKAISLTLGQPDFPTPQHVKDAAIQAIQQNKTVYSHNAGFEELRSAASAFLFEKYDLHYDPSNEVIVTTGASEAIDISLRSILSEGDEVLVPGPVYPGYEPVITLCGAKTIHIDTTNTSFKVTVEGIESAISDKTKALILPYPSNPTGAVLENYELEVLALYLKDKNIFVLSDEIYSELRYNGQHRSIASYEGMREKTFVINGLSKSHSMTGWRIGLLFAPKEITQHVLKVHQYNVTCASSISQAAAIEALTHGKDDAVEMRDEYKKRLDYCCKRLNRMGISFEKPNGAFYLFINIKSFGLSSYSFALKLLQKQEVAVVPGDAFSYLGEGFVRISYAASLKELEAGMDGIENFIKTLL; this is encoded by the coding sequence GTGGAAAATTTATTAAACGATCGTGCAAAATCCATTCAAATTTCAGGAATTCGAAAATTTTTTAACGAAGTTGTACAATATCCAAAAGCTATTTCATTAACATTAGGACAACCTGATTTTCCAACTCCTCAACATGTAAAAGATGCTGCCATTCAAGCCATCCAGCAAAATAAAACAGTTTATTCTCATAATGCCGGGTTTGAAGAACTTAGAAGTGCTGCTTCTGCTTTTCTATTCGAAAAATATGACTTACATTATGATCCATCAAATGAGGTGATTGTAACAACAGGTGCCAGTGAAGCAATTGATATTTCCCTGCGTTCTATCTTGTCCGAAGGTGATGAAGTATTAGTGCCGGGACCAGTTTATCCTGGGTATGAACCCGTAATTACATTATGCGGTGCGAAGACTATACATATAGATACAACAAATACATCATTTAAAGTTACTGTAGAAGGAATTGAAAGTGCCATTTCTGACAAAACAAAAGCGCTCATCCTTCCTTATCCTTCCAATCCAACAGGAGCAGTACTTGAAAATTATGAACTAGAAGTACTTGCTCTCTACTTGAAGGATAAGAACATATTCGTTCTGTCCGATGAGATATACAGTGAACTGCGGTATAATGGGCAGCATCGTTCCATTGCATCATATGAAGGAATGCGGGAAAAAACATTTGTGATCAATGGGCTTTCCAAATCTCACAGTATGACAGGCTGGAGAATTGGACTTTTATTTGCTCCTAAAGAGATTACCCAGCACGTCTTAAAAGTACATCAGTATAATGTAACTTGTGCCTCTTCGATTTCACAGGCCGCAGCCATTGAAGCATTAACACACGGTAAAGACGATGCAGTAGAGATGCGTGATGAATATAAAAAGCGATTAGATTACTGCTGTAAACGATTAAATCGAATGGGGATTTCTTTTGAAAAACCTAATGGAGCGTTTTATTTGTTTATTAACATTAAATCGTTCGGACTATCTTCTTATTCATTTGCTTTAAAACTTTTACAAAAACAAGAGGTAGCTGTCGTTCCTGGGGATGCATTCTCTTACCTTGGTGAAGGATTTGTACGAATTTCTTATGCAGCTTCTTTAAAAGAATTAGAAGCAGGAATGGATGGAATTGAAAATTTTATTAAAACTCTCCTTTAA
- a CDS encoding PHP domain-containing protein, translated as MKKLKQIDLHTHTTASDGTFSPAENILRAIEKGLKAIAITDHDTVNGITEGLAEAEKHEGIECIPGIEISTLYKGQDIHVLGYFIDYNDEEFLSTLQKLQLVRDQRNYLILKNLNELGIHISESELEAKRHGNGNVGRGHIAEILMEKGIVNSIPEAFDKYLAKGRPAFAMIERISPIEAIKLIRAANGIPVLAHPGIYDADELIPVLCENGLAGLEYFHPDHTEEQVIHYENLADRYSLIKTAGSDFHGFRNGEVFHGDIGCCSVSYCTLTKLRNK; from the coding sequence GTGAAAAAATTGAAACAAATAGATTTACATACACATACCACAGCTTCTGACGGTACCTTTTCACCTGCGGAAAATATTTTGAGAGCTATAGAAAAAGGATTAAAAGCCATAGCCATCACAGATCATGACACAGTTAACGGAATTACAGAAGGACTTGCAGAAGCAGAAAAGCATGAAGGAATAGAATGTATACCAGGAATTGAAATCAGTACATTATACAAAGGCCAGGACATACATGTATTAGGTTATTTCATTGATTACAATGATGAGGAATTCTTATCAACCTTACAAAAACTGCAGTTAGTAAGAGATCAACGAAATTATCTGATCCTTAAGAATCTGAACGAACTAGGAATACACATAAGTGAATCAGAGTTAGAAGCGAAAAGACATGGAAACGGAAACGTTGGTAGAGGGCATATTGCAGAAATTCTAATGGAAAAGGGTATTGTGAATTCAATTCCTGAAGCTTTTGATAAATATTTGGCTAAAGGAAGACCAGCATTTGCAATGATCGAACGAATATCACCTATTGAAGCGATCAAACTTATTAGGGCAGCAAACGGCATTCCTGTATTGGCGCATCCCGGAATATACGATGCTGATGAACTCATTCCCGTTTTGTGCGAAAATGGACTTGCAGGATTAGAGTATTTTCATCCTGATCATACAGAGGAACAAGTAATACACTATGAAAATCTTGCAGATAGATACTCGCTAATAAAAACAGCAGGAAGTGATTTCCACGGGTTTCGAAACGGTGAAGTATTTCATGGGGATATTGGATGTTGCAGTGTTTCATACTGTACCTTAACAAAATTAAGAAATAAATGA